The segment ATACTACACAGGCATGAGAAGTCGTTGCTTGGAGCTTGCTTCCCTACATCATGCTTTTACCATCTATCTCCCAGCTATTGTGTTCCATTTTAACcactaaaacaaagaaaaagatctTGCGTTGTAATTTACAAATCTGCAGAATCAATGTACAAATGTGTTTTAGCTGttgaaaaaatgatattttgattCAACATAGCTTTCTGCATCCCATAGGAATGATCCAAAACCTACCGCCTCCAAGACTAGCATTGTAAGTCCTGAGAATGTTATTGAAACCACTTCATCATTAGCTGTCTCAATGGAACCATCATCAGTAATCCTTATATCTGGCCTCCCAAAGAGTGCTTGAGTTTGCTTTTCGATCAAAGAAATAGCTTCCTTGGATCTTATAGTTGCGTATCTTTGCAGTGTCTCCGCATCTAAATACATCACATATGATCTTAGTCTATATGATTTTTCCTCGCCAGTATCCGTTAAGTCCCCATCAGGTTCACCGCTATCAGGCAGAATCCTTATCAAAGAATCTGGATCCCAGAGTCTGTTCGCCGGACTTGGATCTTCAAATCTTGCCCTGTCTTCATCAAATCCCTTGGGAAGGGTATTCATGGCTCTCTCAAGCTGATACCGCTGATCAACTCTTCTGAGGAAATATCCATACATTAAAGAAGCAGCATATAATTTCCCAAGTTTGATTTTGCTAATTTGAACAGTGGTCTCAAGGGGGCCAACTAATCGTTCTCCTAGTACAATAGACAAGTGGCTCTGTATCATCTCAAAGGCTTCAGGGGAATGAACAGATTCTAATTTTTGTTCCTGGTTTGGCCAAAAATCCACTCGTCCAGTGGGATCTGATGTCGGCGATATCTTTGGGATCATGGAGATGTCATTGTCTAAAAATTTATGTACAATCATGGAGTAAATGATCTCCTCCAGTGcctttctcctttctttctccTTGACTTCAGCTATTCTCCTAAAAATCCAAGGAATGGTGACATTAGTTGTTGTATCGCATGCCAGTGAATGATTAGCAAGCAATTGGTACATACGAAAACACAAGCTTGGAAATATGGGAGCACCTTTATGAAAATTGGAAAAGCAAGCAAACAACAATTAAAACCTGTCTGTTTAAGCTTTGGATGAAATGAACATAAATGTCAAACGCAAAACACAAAGCAGTGAGCTAGATATCTATGCCATACTACCTATTTTCCAATCTTCATGTAACTCAGGGGAGACAACAACGATAACATATGTTGAATTGGACAGTTAAATAAGATGGGTGTCAGCCAAATTTCACGAGGGACGGTAGAtctttatgaataataaaaaaaaggttaagttCATACCAGGCAGAGGAGAACCACACAAGTTCAGAAATAAACTGAAGATACCTATCAACCCTGATGAGGGTAACACAGCACCCCTCCATTTCAGGTTTTCCTATTTCTCAACAAGTCTGTATAAGGGCTTTCTAAACACATGTTACCAAGTAACATGATGGTTCGGTGACGGGATCCATTAAGAAATGCATGAAGTGCTTTAATTTGAAGTGCAATGTTAAAGAAGGGGCATCCGTGAATGCCGTTTATGCCACCGGTGACCATTGTGTTAACGTGCATACTTCGCCCTATTGAGATGTGGGCGTGCTGTAGAATCCAGAATAAGGGTTTCTATTCCAATTTGCTTCACATTTACAATGTCATGCAAATGCATATATTTAATGGTAATCATTTCTGAAGATAATGTCATTATGCAGATTCTTGGAGAACTTCGGTagtttttaaatagaaattgtCTTCAGGCCCTTCAGTTTATCTAGCTTCCCTAATGTTTCTCCTTTTCAAGTCTGGATTTGTGCAGCCAAAACCCTTGCTCTCTTCCATGATAGAATAATTTGTACTTAGcgtttaattttagattttttgtgtttgtctAAGTTAAGAGAAATTTTTAACTTAAGATTAAACTTTTAAGTTAACTGGTTTGAACTCTGAATGTAATTTTAGATTCACTCATGTAAttccaaatttttattatagaGTTACATGAGTATTATTGTGATTAAATCCACTTCATATATACAATAGTTCAACCGAAGAAgtaaccaaataattaaaacaacttgAATGTAAAGTAAACTTAAtaacttagaaaataaatacttaCATTCGTAAGGTGATTTATACTCTAATTACATCTACAAACTGGAACTTCTCgataataaaatatctttttagtatttttggtgAATTGAAATTGCAAGCTTACagattacataaaaaattgcAAGCCTATTTGATTATCGTCTATTGTTCTATTGTATACAGAGTTATCACTTACAAACTTATCACCTACAAGCTATCGCTTACTGGTTATTAGCCTACAATTACATACCTATTTGATAAACATGTTTTGAAGATCTTGTGAACTTGATTGAACTGCAATGcagttgttattttgttttgttgagttgttgttaattgttgttcttcttGGTTGTCTTGCCTCCTTTAAATAGAAAAGTTCAAGATAATTTCTAGTGACTACCCACTTATCTTATTCAAAATAACTTATGGTAACTACTGACTCACCCTATTCAAGGTAACTACACACTAGGGACGAgcattttcagttcggtttggtttttacttaaaaaaaccaaccaaactaaatttttatatttttttaatttaaaaccaaaatcgaaccaaaaccggttcaaatcaaccatttttggtttggttcggttcggttaattgaggaaaaaaaatcgaaaaaaccTATATATCCAATTCTGTTTCATGTGAAGGGCAAGTTGACGCCAACAATGTGGAGAATATGGATGATGAATTGATTGGTCTAAATGGCAATAATTTCAGCCATGTACAAGTGCAAAATAACGATcctgaatttttctttttaaatgatgATAGGATCAACAAGATTTCCACTAACTTATAAAAAAGTCATAACAACCCTGAAAAATCCATGAAACCGAGATAAATAGAAGAAGTGCACATCCTTTTTATGCAAGAACGGACAGAAAAAGCACACATCccttttatgcaaaaaaaaaagtctatctCTTCAtctattgtttaaaaataataatggtgaAGTGTTCACGTGTCAAAGACAAATAGAGTATGAATGAGGGAAATATTGAAAATTTAGGGTCAAATGGTGATGCCAGTGTTGAAAGTTctggtgataatttttttaaagcttgaGTTTTGATT is part of the Populus nigra chromosome 8, ddPopNigr1.1, whole genome shotgun sequence genome and harbors:
- the LOC133702281 gene encoding UV-B-induced protein At3g17800, chloroplastic-like — protein: MQQIRGGAASEVLSVSIPSTSTPGGALKSPQLLAQNFHSLSFLSPPSHLTKRCPSFGIPRLGAGMYKCRPRSLTVRASGDSAGNPVPVSPLEFESPVGQLLAQILQTHPHLLPAAIDQQLENLQTDRDAQKEEAASSQDFLYKRIAEVKEKERRKALEEIIYSMIVHKFLDNDISMIPKISPTSDPTGRVDFWPNQEQKLESVHSPEAFEMIQSHLSIVLGERLVGPLETTVQISKIKLGKLYAASLMYGYFLRRVDQRYQLERAMNTLPKGFDEDRARFEDPSPANRLWDPDSLIRILPDSGEPDGDLTDTGEEKSYRLRSYVMYLDAETLQRYATIRSKEAISLIEKQTQALFGRPDIRITDDGSIETANDEVVSITFSGLTMLVLEAVGFGSFLWDAESYVESKYHFFNS